One segment of Cololabis saira isolate AMF1-May2022 chromosome 9, fColSai1.1, whole genome shotgun sequence DNA contains the following:
- the LOC133451207 gene encoding uncharacterized protein LOC133451207 has protein sequence YMQPLGSIIQNHGIHFHCYADDTQLYLSMKPDETEPLVKLQACLRDIKDWMSRNFLLLNSDKTEVIILGPEHLRKGLDGVAMASSATVRNLGVIFDQDLSFKPYVNQVCKIAFFHLRNIAKIRKILSQSDAEKLVNAFVSSRLDYCNVLLAGCPSNLLNRLQLIQNAAARVLTGISRRDHVSPVLASLHWLPVKFRIQFKILLLAYKAQNGLAPHYLQDLIVPYVPVRALRSQSAGLLVVPRVSKCRFGGRAFCYQAPLLWNQLPIWVKEADTTSTFKTKLKTFLFSKAYS, from the coding sequence tacatgcagccgttgggaagtataatccagaatcacggcatacactttcattgttatgctgatgatacgcagctctacttgtctatgaagccggatgaaacagaaccgttagttaaacttcaggcatgtcttagggacatcaaggactggatgtccagaaatttcctgcttctaaattcagataaaacagaggttatcattcttggtccagagcatcttaggaagggattagatggtgttgcgatggcttccagtgcaactgtgagaaaccttggtgttattttcgatcaggatttgtcgtttaaaccatatgtcaatcaggtttgtaaaatagcctttttccatctccgtaatattgcaaagattaggaaaatcctctcgcagagtgatgcagaaaaactagttaatgcgtttgtatcttctagactagattactgtaatgtgttgttagcaggatgtccaagtaatttgctgaataggctccagctgatccagaatgcagcagcacgagtactgacaggaattagcaggagagaccacgtctctccagtgttagcgtcgctccattggttacccgtaaaattcagaatccaatttaaaattttattacttgcgtataaagcccaaaacggcttagctccgcattatttgcaagacctgatagtgccttatgttcctgtcagagctctccgttctcagagtgcaggtttactcgtagttcctagagtatctaaatgtagatttggagggcgggcgttctgctatcaggcaccactactatggaaccaacttccaatctgggttaaggaggctgacaccacctccacctttaaaactaaacttaaaacatttctgtttagtaaagcctatagttag